In Pedobacter sp. WC2423, the following are encoded in one genomic region:
- the gatC gene encoding Asp-tRNA(Asn)/Glu-tRNA(Gln) amidotransferase subunit GatC, translated as MDIAKETIYKVADLARIEIAEQEVETLQADMNKILTFMEKLNELDTKDVEPLVYMNPEVNVWREDVVHQDITVSEGLKNSALHNEDFFLVPKILDK; from the coding sequence ATGGACATAGCTAAAGAAACGATTTATAAGGTAGCAGATCTTGCGAGAATAGAGATTGCGGAACAGGAAGTGGAGACTTTGCAAGCTGATATGAACAAAATCCTGACTTTTATGGAGAAGTTAAATGAGCTGGATACAAAAGATGTGGAACCGCTTGTGTATATGAACCCTGAAGTGAATGTGTGGAGAGAAGATGTTGTTCATCAGGATATTACTGTAAGTGAAGGATTGAAAAATTCTGCCCTGCACAATGAAGACTTTTTTCTTGTCCCGAAAATACTAGATAAGTAA